The Brassica napus cultivar Da-Ae chromosome C1, Da-Ae, whole genome shotgun sequence DNA segment ttaccaaatcatgtgatgtcttgcTATCGATTGCCTAAGGCAACCGTAAAGAAACTGACAGGTGCGGTAGCccaattttggtggagccccGGGGGAAGTACGagaggtatgcattggaaatcttGGGATAAAGTATGTGTTAGCAAGGAGGAAGGAGGACTGGGTTTtaaagacatcactgatttcaatacagcgatgcttggtaaacagtttTGGCGATTGATCGAGaagccaaatactttattttctcgagtttttaaAGGTCGATATTTCAGGAATgcctcacccctggaaccgattcgctcATACTCTCCGTCATATGGATGGCGGAGTATTACatcagctagatctctggttagcaaaggactaatcaaacgggtgggatcaggatcttctatctctgtatggaatgatccttggctcccaaccactcgcccgagaccagcaaataaaaaccaacacaaTCTTTACCCTGACCTCACAGTGGCTTCTCTTATAGACCCCACTTTGGGAATTTGGAACTCGCAGGCACTTCAGGCTCTAGTGGATCCACAGGATGTGAAAATTATCGAGAGTATACGACTGAGTAGATATCAGTTGGAGGACaaagatggatggcatttcacaacaAAAGGgaaatacacggttaaatcggGATATCAGGTAGAACGAGTTTACCCGGATAGAGCAAAACCACCAGCATTTTTTGGACCTACGGTCGATGGTTTGAAATCATTCTGCTGGAAAGTCAGGTGTCCACCAAAGCTTAAACATTTTCTCTGGCAGTTGGTGACAGGGTGTATAGCggttaagaaaaatttacaaGCGAGAGGGATAACTGGCGATATATGTTGTACAAGATGCGGAGCTGAGGAGGAATcgataaatcatgtgtttttcgaatgtcctccagcacttcaggtttgggctctctcaaagataccatcaaatccaactACATTTCCCACACAATCCCTTTTtgcaaatatggatcatcttttctggAGAGTCTTTCCGCAGTTAGATGATCATCAGTtcgcatggatactatggtatatctggaaaggaaggaatagtaaggtttttagtaatctggatattgatcctaGGGATACGCTCAAATTGGCGGAAACAGAATCAACCCTTTGGGCTGAAGCCCAACTAGTGAATGAACAGAGAATGGTCCCACAGGAAGAGATTAGGTCTTCACTGTTAAATCCAGGacgatggtgtttcacagatggttcctggaaagagaaAGATACTTTCTCCGGCCAGGGTTGGCACAGCACTTTAGAAGGCTTCGCTGGGTTGctgggggcgaggaatgttcGGGCTAGCCTTTCTCCTCtacatgcggagatggaagcactactatgggctatggaatgtatgaggaatttacgtcaatctcaggttacgtttgcaacggattgttctcaattggtgaagatggtttcggaaccagaagagtggccagcgtttgcaagttatttggaagacatcaAAAGTCTGAGAGCAAGTTTCCTACAATCAGAGATCGTCCATGTACCAAGAGCGCAGaatacaaaggcggatagcctagcacgcagtgttaggattcagccgtctttcgtcgttcacatggatcaatatcttccggcttggtttacagagtctatatgagtctgtaaagttgacgacaaaaaaaaaaaaaaaaaaataaacctttaaccaagtttcttttttttcctctttaatTATACTAGAGATCAtctccgcgcgtagcgcggataatggatttttatttttccattcgggtatttgtttagatttttagatatttttcgtGTTTCGAGgagtatttttatgtttatcgaGTATTATTTGAGTCCTAAATATCTGAACAGATCCATACCCGTTACGTACAAAAAATAACAGATATTTTATAGGTATTTGAATTATGGAACCGAAACCATCCAGATCCGAAAGAAACCGATCCgaaaccaaataatttttttctaaatacctAATTAGGTCCAAAAATCCCAGACCTAGCAAAATTCATTGATTCGTTTTACAAAATTTTGGGTGGAAAATACTCTTGAGGTTTGATCAATAATGTTTAATAAGACATGGctcatttatatttcaaaatttgatggTATATAAGATAATGACCCCTACGTATTGAAACTTCGGTGACGTTATATCAAATGTATATATGTTAGATTGAAGGAAGTTGATTTAAGTAAAATAACCATTTGAAACATTCCATATATGTAGTCATGATCTTATTAAAGTGGGTGAGATTTATTTAAACTTTAGAGGACATTATATGATTGCTATATAATAAGGGATAGTTAATAATATTTAGTTGTATACAATAGTTTggactaaaaaataaataggaacaacaattttttgtaagtagattttttaggactctttcttttttaatagtattgataagaGAAGTATATTTGGTGTCTCGAGATTTGATATATGTTGGTCCATTAACTTTTTGATATATGTTGGTTAACtttcatttttagatttttttaacaaaagctTATTTTTGATGTATGTttctaattaatataaaatattattgacaTAAGATGTATATTTGGTGCCTCTGAGATTTGATATATGCTCATTATTTCATTATCCGTACGTAACTGGTTATCAAACATAATAACTGACTCTATCTTatcataataattatatatgtgcTAAATAATTGATGACGCAGAATATATCttgttatttttgttatttatactGACTCGATGtagctatatatattattctaatTTTACTGGTTTGTCATGATGTCCATAATTTTAGGTTTACTCATATTTTTTATgttcaattaataattttaatagataatGTTAGTTATTAcctgataatttattattatcttcagaataattaaaaataattaacgaTAATACGatatttgaatttatattatatttaaattagtaatataaatattatataaatatatatatattatatatatatttatattatatttggtttagtaatattaaactatatatatgataaatttcTTAGGActatcaaaattatttattgcgataatttttgaaaataaaatggcgaataattctaaaatatttgtactattatttttgaaatgattttttcgcactcacgttaaaagttagaacgTTTAAAGTAATTATCTCTTAATAAATAGTTAGATTagatttgttaatatataattaccTATAAATAAAAAACGATTTTAATTAATTCGATAAATATCATTATCTAAAAAGATTATAGATTATGCTATcccaaaatattttacataacaATATTCTAAAAATCCATATAAatccttatatattttttatgtgtatataaattttttcaagtttattttacataataaaagatattttattaaaatagattttttaatcgtatataaaaatgaaaataatttattctaatggtttttgaattgataatatacaatctatttataaatttttgtaaaattactaAGCCCGCAAGTGCGGGCAAAACACATAGTGTAAttaatttcttatgttttttcgGAAGAagattttatcaaaaacaattGGGTTTGACTTAATGTTTGGGTGCAAAATTTATGCCGTCAATCACGTTCGTATAATGGTGGAATATTTATGGTACATTAggatttgtaaaatattatgtttctattttttatttggagGTGAGCGTAAATTGTTTTTTGGTAGgcgatatatatttttaacattgctttaatgtttttttggtcggtgatatatttttaacattgcTTTAATGTTATATCGCTTAGTTTATTCAAACttgaattgtattttaaaactttgattGCGTTAGTGTTGACATTAGCAAGGCAAGATATGTCCGTGTTATGTATCTAATTGATCAGAGAAGGGGTGTTGCCTCAATTGTATAGACTCATCTGAAGGACAGTAggcattacaaaaaaaaacgaagttGTTCTGTAGAAGCAAAgtctaaaataaccaaaaaaagcaTAGTCTTAACTCAAACTGAAATAAAAAGGGCGACCACTTAGCATGTATGAAATGAGTGGCACAGGTGGCAGAACCTCTGGTGAGACAATCTTCGTAACGGTTATGGCCTGAATCTTGCCTGTCAAGTTGAGCTTAGACACGTTGACCCTGAACTTATGTGTTTGGCCAATGGTGTCGATTAATGCTTGGGGGACAGGCATTTGATGGCCAGCACCAAGGTCTTGATTAGCCTAAAACATTCGAGGAAGAATAAAGTTAGTTTTAGATGAACTGGGAGGGGGTTTGAGTTGATGGCTAGGTACCTCAAAGTAGTTGTTAACCAATTCTGCCGGATGCTTTCCTGTCAACTCACTTCCTGCATCACCAAATAGGACAAAAACAGCCTGGTCATTTTTTCATAGACAGAGATCTTTGCGAGATACCTGAAATAAAAGTAAACAGAAATCAAATTGTAGAAAATGAAACATGATcgtgaaaaaaagaaagatgaaacATGAAGTTGGGAGGTTAGAATGCACACTTCGCTACACCAGACACATTAGTTTTGCCGCACTTGGCGCACATTAACGAAGAAGGACCTCTGGTGGCCTTTGTTTGACAACCGCTGCAGCCAATATAGTACCATGCACTGTCACGCTTAACATCATCAATTGTGGCTATGCAGTCGAAAGAAGCTTCCTGCAATAGGTTAAAGGCAAGTGAATCacatgaatatttttttcacaGAGTTATCTTGAGCTTGTATTTTACCTTGGCATTTTCCTGCTTGATGTAAGCATAGATCTGCCCAATTGTCATTGTCTCAGACCTAGTAACCTCATCTGCATTTACCCGCTTTGCAATCTCTGGGTTAGAACCCAACCTGAGATAATTTACAAAACATGAGATTGAAGGCTCACTCAATTGAGTCTGAACAGAACACTAATTGGAATTGACAAACACAACACTGTTGTCTCTACAGTGACTAACCAGCTGAAGTAATCAATCGTGGGCTGGATATCTTTGTCAATAAAGACACGGGAGGAGGCCATCGAACTGAGAGCTAAATTACATGTTCTTGTGGTTAACACATTAAAACACACGCATGCATGTCTGAAAGTTCGGAAAGTGAAGATGACCACATATCACAGCTCAACTCAATGTAACACAACAGCAAACGAACGCAACCTAATGCTTTCTGAAACAATCAAGCATTCACATTTTAATGAAAGTGTAATTGATAAAGGATGGATCATAAACCTGAGAAAATTGACCCaggttattttaattatattggaTCACAAACGTGTTTGATAACTTGATAAGCAAACAGTAGAGACCGAAGACAAACAGCATGGCAAAACATTAACGTTTGTATTATCAGTGGTTCGGTGATGATagggattaatttttttttttgttcggtGATGATAAGGGAGTAACTGATTACCTGCTATAACTTTTGGGTTAACGGTCGTGACCAAAAGAACGGTGGGAGTGTCCTCACTGGATGTGAATTTCTTGTAAAAGTCCTTTGCAGTCTGGTCCCAAAGGTAGAGCTTCATAACAGGTCCACTGTAAAAGTATATTTAAAACAGAGAAAGATTTAATAAGCTGTCCTACCGAGTAAGTTTTGCAGTGCATTAGGGCGTCAGCCCAATATATAACCTTTATTTTATCACCAAACTAAAACAACTTAGctgatttattttgtaaaacacAACGTatgaatatatgtttatatcTATATGATTCAGATATATTGAAATCAATAACAAAAAGCGATCATATTACTAatctcatataaaataaaacatgaaacaaTACTAAACATGTATTTGGAGATGACAGCGAGCTAAAATTATAACGAATGAAACACATACTCTTTTGATTGCAAATGAACCAAAATACGACGCGTGCTGATTACTTCGGCTTCGTCAAGGACGGGGCGGTCAATGAGAGACTGACCATTCACCAGCCTCAAGTGGCCAACGACATCTAAAACATTGTATATGAAGATTAGTAGAGAAGCCCCAATAAGAATCAATACGCAGTTTGAAAACTAAATGAGAGCAGATTTTACCGTAGAGATCGCCCCTGAGACCACGGTGAGCTTGGAAATCCTCATGTGTGTGGAACCTGAACCTGTCGGTTGGAAAAGAGACGGAGACGGGGATGTCGTCGAGAGGAGCAAGAACAGAGCCGTTCGAGAATGAAAGTGTTTAAATTCTGATCAGCGACGCGGTAAATCTCCTTGCTTGTGGCAGCCAAAAAATTCTGAAGGGTGTAAATTGCTCCTGCTTTCAGATGAGGCAGGTATGTTGGAGCACGAGAAGAGGAAATGAATCCTTGCATCACAGTCCCCTGCAGGAGTTGAAATAATTCAAGTTAAGGATGGTGGTTTATAATACAATGGAATGAAAGTTGAAGATTAGAACCTATACATGTTCGTCGATGAGCAAGAGCTCTATCCCAATGAGGGTCCCATTCGCTATATTTTTTGCCTCCCAAAAGTGGATTACTCGAAATCGGAGCTGTGACTCTGATAGTCCTGGAGAAATGTCATTGAAATACATGGCGAGGGGAGCTTTTCCGGTGGTAAGCTGAGACTTTACGGCGGATTTCATTgccatagattttttttttttttttttttgcagagtaGGTTTTTTATTTATGGTAGAATTAGGTTTAGGGATAGAGCTATATATAAGAGAAGTAAAGGGGGAGATGGATCACAACATCGAAGACCATCTTTAACAGTGTAATTGATTGAGAACGTAGTGGGAAAAAAGGCAGgcgttggagaagatgaagtggaAAAGTCGGAGGTGGAAGAGTCGGAGGAAAGCTTTCGACGCTGGAAGAGAGATCAGATTTGTGGGCATGATAACCTGAACAATAAAGCCCATACGAAACAATACAGCCCATACGAAATCTGAACAATTAAGCCCATACGAAGCAGTCATAATGACGTGTCAAAAAAAGAGTCTCTGATTGGCCAATTTTTCTATCCAACGTGGATACTCTAAAAACTCTCCCTCAGTCccttttattattgtttgattagtgaatgattattattattatttaagcTTTACGGATTCATTAATTTGCTTTGTATTCTAAATCAACAAAGACAAGTTTTTGAGTGGCATGTGTAAATAAATTCTGTAGCAATGAAGGATGGTCCAGTAATTTAGGCAATGTGTCTAAGAATATTAGATTATTAGCGGGATCCCATTATTAGCTGTATCCATCACAACTCACACCTCCTCAAGCAAGTTTGCTTTGCGTACAAAAAATCAGCCAATGATGTGGTTGAGTTGTATGGATGATTTTAAATtcgattattttaaaaaactataaaaaaattacggATTCTTAAAAAGATTAACTTTGATAGAAGAGATTTGGAATGGTTCAAGAGAGACGCCAATatctgaaaattaaattattacgTATAGAAAAAATTGGATGATGGTCGGAAGATAATAAAAATGGTGGGAGGGGAACAATATTTTGCGATTTGATATTAGTGAAAAACAAAAGGAATGGTTATGTTTGTTAAGCTATTTTATAGAATGCAACACTTCAGAAAGCTGCCAACTGTCTTAGATGTTTAACCATCACACCAGCTTATAAGATCACCTGGAGaggtttaacaaaaaaaaaaaacgccgGGAGAGTAAAACAATTGGCCGAAAAAC contains these protein-coding regions:
- the LOC125579933 gene encoding uncharacterized protein LOC125579933, which translates into the protein MASSRVFIDKDIQPTIDYFSWLGSNPEIAKRVNADEVTRSETMTIGQIYAYIKQENAKEASFDCIATIDDVKRDSAWYYIGCSGCQTKATRGPSSLMCAKCGKTNVSGVAKYLAKISVYEKMTRLFLSYLVMQEANQDLGAGHQMPVPQALIDTIGQTHKFRVNVSKLNLTGKIQAITVTKIVSPEVLPPVPLISYMLSGRPFYFSLS